Proteins from a single region of Pungitius pungitius chromosome 4, fPunPun2.1, whole genome shotgun sequence:
- the tpma gene encoding tropomyosin alpha-1 chain isoform X4 encodes MDAIKKKMQMLKLDKESALDRAEQAESDKKAAEDRSKQLDDDLAGLQKKLKSTEDELDKYSEALKDAQEKLELAETKATDAEGDVASLNRRIQLVEEELDRAQERLATALTKLEEAEKAADESERGMKVIENRAMKDEEKMELQEIQLKEAKHIAEEADRKYEEVARKLVIIESDLERTEERAEMSESKCSELDEELKTVQNNLKSLEAQAEKYSQKEDKYEEEIKVLTDKLKEAETRAEFAERSVAKLEKTIDDLEDHLYKQLEKNRILTNELRVALNEA; translated from the exons ATGGATGCCATCAAGAAAAAGATGCAGATGCTGAAGCTCGACAAGGAGAGCGCATTGGACAGAGCTGAGCAGGCCGAGTCAGACAAGAAAGCAGCGGAGGACAGGAGCAAACAG CTTGATGATGACCTGGCAGGACTGCAGAAGAAGCTCAAGTCAACTGAGGATGAGTTGGACAAGTACTCCGAAGCCCTGAAGGATGCCCAGGAGAAACTGGAGCTCGCTGAGACGAAAGCCACAGAT GCTGAGGGTGATGTAGCTTCCCTGAACAGACGTATTCAGCTGGTCGAGGAGGAGTTGGACCGCGCTCAGGAGCGTCTGGCCACAGCACTCACCAAGCTGGAGGAGGCCGAGAAGGCTGCTGATGAGAGCGAGAG AGGCATGAAGGTCATTGAGAACAGGGCAATGAAGGacgaggagaagatggagctgcaggagatcCAGCTGAAGGAGGCCAAACACATTGCAGAGGAGGCTGACCGCAAATACGAGGAG GTGGCCCGTAAGCTGGTGATCATTGAGAGTGACTTGGAACGTACAGAGGAGCGTGCTGAGATGTCGGAGAG CAAATGCTCCGAGCTCGACGAGGAGCTGAAAACGGTGCAGAACAACCTCAAGTCTCTGGAGGCCCAGGCGGAAAAG TACTCTCAGAAGGAGGACAAGTACGAGGAGGAGATCAAGGTTCTTACAGACAAGTTGAAGGAG GCCGAGACCCGCGCTGAGTTTGCTGAGAGATCAGTCGCCAAGCTTGAGAAGACCATCGACGATCTGGAAG ACCATCTATACAAGCAGCTTGAGAAAAACCGCATCCTGACCAATGAACTGAGAGTAGCCTTAAACGAGGCGTAG
- the tpma gene encoding tropomyosin alpha-1 chain isoform X3, with amino-acid sequence MDAIKKKMQMLKLDKESALDRAEQAESDKKAAEDRSKQLDDDLAGLQKKLKSTEDELDKYSEALKDAQEKLELAETKATDAEGDVASLNRRIQLVEEELDRAQERLATALTKLEEAEKAADESERGMKVIENRAMKDEEKMELQEIQLKEAKHIAEEADRKYEEVARKLVIIESDLERTEERAEMSESKCSELDEELKTVQNNLKSLEAQAEKYSQKEDKYEEEIKVLTDKLKEAETRAEFAERSVAKLEKTIDDLEDELYAQKLKYKAISEELDHALNDMTSI; translated from the exons ATGGATGCCATCAAGAAAAAGATGCAGATGCTGAAGCTCGACAAGGAGAGCGCATTGGACAGAGCTGAGCAGGCCGAGTCAGACAAGAAAGCAGCGGAGGACAGGAGCAAACAG CTTGATGATGACCTGGCAGGACTGCAGAAGAAGCTCAAGTCAACTGAGGATGAGTTGGACAAGTACTCCGAAGCCCTGAAGGATGCCCAGGAGAAACTGGAGCTCGCTGAGACGAAAGCCACAGAT GCTGAGGGTGATGTAGCTTCCCTGAACAGACGTATTCAGCTGGTCGAGGAGGAGTTGGACCGCGCTCAGGAGCGTCTGGCCACAGCACTCACCAAGCTGGAGGAGGCCGAGAAGGCTGCTGATGAGAGCGAGAG AGGCATGAAGGTCATTGAGAACAGGGCAATGAAGGacgaggagaagatggagctgcaggagatcCAGCTGAAGGAGGCCAAACACATTGCAGAGGAGGCTGACCGCAAATACGAGGAG GTGGCCCGTAAGCTGGTGATCATTGAGAGTGACTTGGAACGTACAGAGGAGCGTGCTGAGATGTCGGAGAG CAAATGCTCCGAGCTCGACGAGGAGCTGAAAACGGTGCAGAACAACCTCAAGTCTCTGGAGGCCCAGGCGGAAAAG TACTCTCAGAAGGAGGACAAGTACGAGGAGGAGATCAAGGTTCTTACAGACAAGTTGAAGGAG GCCGAGACCCGCGCTGAGTTTGCTGAGAGATCAGTCGCCAAGCTTGAGAAGACCATCGACGATCTGGAAG ATGAGCTGTATGCCCAGAAACTGAAATACAAGGCCATCAGCGAGGAGCTGGACCACGCCCTCAACGACATGACTTCCAT CTAA
- the tpma gene encoding tropomyosin alpha-1 chain isoform X2: MDAIKKKMQMLKLDKESALDRAEQAESDKKAAEDRSKQLDDDLAGLQKKLKSTEDELDKYSEALKDAQEKLELAETKATDAEGDVASLNRRIQLVEEELDRAQERLATALTKLEEAEKAADESERGMKVIENRAMKDEEKMELQEIQLKEAKHIAEEADRKYEEVARKLVIIESDLERTEERAEMSESKCSELDEELKTVQNNLKSLEAQAEKYSQKEDKYEEEIKVLTDKLKEAETRAEFAERSVAKLEKTIDDLEDKLARAKEESLNVQRMLDQFLVEMLNI; encoded by the exons ATGGATGCCATCAAGAAAAAGATGCAGATGCTGAAGCTCGACAAGGAGAGCGCATTGGACAGAGCTGAGCAGGCCGAGTCAGACAAGAAAGCAGCGGAGGACAGGAGCAAACAG CTTGATGATGACCTGGCAGGACTGCAGAAGAAGCTCAAGTCAACTGAGGATGAGTTGGACAAGTACTCCGAAGCCCTGAAGGATGCCCAGGAGAAACTGGAGCTCGCTGAGACGAAAGCCACAGAT GCTGAGGGTGATGTAGCTTCCCTGAACAGACGTATTCAGCTGGTCGAGGAGGAGTTGGACCGCGCTCAGGAGCGTCTGGCCACAGCACTCACCAAGCTGGAGGAGGCCGAGAAGGCTGCTGATGAGAGCGAGAG AGGCATGAAGGTCATTGAGAACAGGGCAATGAAGGacgaggagaagatggagctgcaggagatcCAGCTGAAGGAGGCCAAACACATTGCAGAGGAGGCTGACCGCAAATACGAGGAG GTGGCCCGTAAGCTGGTGATCATTGAGAGTGACTTGGAACGTACAGAGGAGCGTGCTGAGATGTCGGAGAG CAAATGCTCCGAGCTCGACGAGGAGCTGAAAACGGTGCAGAACAACCTCAAGTCTCTGGAGGCCCAGGCGGAAAAG TACTCTCAGAAGGAGGACAAGTACGAGGAGGAGATCAAGGTTCTTACAGACAAGTTGAAGGAG GCCGAGACCCGCGCTGAGTTTGCTGAGAGATCAGTCGCCAAGCTTGAGAAGACCATCGACGATCTGGAAG ATAAACTCGCACGCGCTAAAGAAGAAAGCCTCAACGTACAGCGGATGCTGGATCAGTTTTTAGTGGAGATGCTTAACATTTGA
- the tpma gene encoding tropomyosin alpha-1 chain isoform X1, which translates to MDAIKKKMQMLKLDKESALDRAEQAESDKKAAEDRSKQLDDDLAGLQKKLKSTEDELDKYSEALKDAQEKLELAETKATDAEGDVASLNRRIQLVEEELDRAQERLATALTKLEEAEKAADESERGMKVIENRAMKDEEKMELQEIQLKEAKHIAEEADRKYEEVARKLVIIESDLERTEERAEMSESKCSELDEELKTVQNNLKSLEAQAEKYSQKEDKYEEEIKVLTDKLKEAETRAEFAERSVAKLEKTIDDLEDELYAQKLKYKAISEELDHALNDMTSIPSIQAA; encoded by the exons ATGGATGCCATCAAGAAAAAGATGCAGATGCTGAAGCTCGACAAGGAGAGCGCATTGGACAGAGCTGAGCAGGCCGAGTCAGACAAGAAAGCAGCGGAGGACAGGAGCAAACAG CTTGATGATGACCTGGCAGGACTGCAGAAGAAGCTCAAGTCAACTGAGGATGAGTTGGACAAGTACTCCGAAGCCCTGAAGGATGCCCAGGAGAAACTGGAGCTCGCTGAGACGAAAGCCACAGAT GCTGAGGGTGATGTAGCTTCCCTGAACAGACGTATTCAGCTGGTCGAGGAGGAGTTGGACCGCGCTCAGGAGCGTCTGGCCACAGCACTCACCAAGCTGGAGGAGGCCGAGAAGGCTGCTGATGAGAGCGAGAG AGGCATGAAGGTCATTGAGAACAGGGCAATGAAGGacgaggagaagatggagctgcaggagatcCAGCTGAAGGAGGCCAAACACATTGCAGAGGAGGCTGACCGCAAATACGAGGAG GTGGCCCGTAAGCTGGTGATCATTGAGAGTGACTTGGAACGTACAGAGGAGCGTGCTGAGATGTCGGAGAG CAAATGCTCCGAGCTCGACGAGGAGCTGAAAACGGTGCAGAACAACCTCAAGTCTCTGGAGGCCCAGGCGGAAAAG TACTCTCAGAAGGAGGACAAGTACGAGGAGGAGATCAAGGTTCTTACAGACAAGTTGAAGGAG GCCGAGACCCGCGCTGAGTTTGCTGAGAGATCAGTCGCCAAGCTTGAGAAGACCATCGACGATCTGGAAG ATGAGCTGTATGCCCAGAAACTGAAATACAAGGCCATCAGCGAGGAGCTGGACCACGCCCTCAACGACATGACTTCCAT ACCATCTATACAAGCAGCTTGA
- the tpma gene encoding tropomyosin alpha-1 chain isoform X8 — MAGGSSLEAVKKKIKSLQDQADVAEDRAALLQRDLNQERSARESAEGDVASLNRRIQLVEEELDRAQERLATALTKLEEAEKAADESERGMKVIENRAMKDEEKMELQEIQLKEAKHIAEEADRKYEEVARKLVIIESDLERTEERAEMSESKCSELDEELKTVQNNLKSLEAQAEKYSQKEDKYEEEIKVLTDKLKEAETRAEFAERSVAKLEKTIDDLEDHLYKQLEKNRILTNELRVALNEA; from the exons atggCCGGTGGGAGCTCTCTGGAAGCtgtgaagaagaaaatcaaGTCGTTGCAGGACCAGGCCGATGTGGCCGAGGACCGCGCCGCCCTGTTACAGCGGGACTTGAACCAGGAGAGGAGCGCGAGGGAATCA GCTGAGGGTGATGTAGCTTCCCTGAACAGACGTATTCAGCTGGTCGAGGAGGAGTTGGACCGCGCTCAGGAGCGTCTGGCCACAGCACTCACCAAGCTGGAGGAGGCCGAGAAGGCTGCTGATGAGAGCGAGAG AGGCATGAAGGTCATTGAGAACAGGGCAATGAAGGacgaggagaagatggagctgcaggagatcCAGCTGAAGGAGGCCAAACACATTGCAGAGGAGGCTGACCGCAAATACGAGGAG GTGGCCCGTAAGCTGGTGATCATTGAGAGTGACTTGGAACGTACAGAGGAGCGTGCTGAGATGTCGGAGAG CAAATGCTCCGAGCTCGACGAGGAGCTGAAAACGGTGCAGAACAACCTCAAGTCTCTGGAGGCCCAGGCGGAAAAG TACTCTCAGAAGGAGGACAAGTACGAGGAGGAGATCAAGGTTCTTACAGACAAGTTGAAGGAG GCCGAGACCCGCGCTGAGTTTGCTGAGAGATCAGTCGCCAAGCTTGAGAAGACCATCGACGATCTGGAAG ACCATCTATACAAGCAGCTTGAGAAAAACCGCATCCTGACCAATGAACTGAGAGTAGCCTTAAACGAGGCGTAG
- the tpma gene encoding tropomyosin alpha-1 chain isoform X7 produces MAGGSSLEAVKKKIKSLQDQADVAEDRAALLQRDLNQERSARESAEGDVASLNRRIQLVEEELDRAQERLATALTKLEEAEKAADESERGMKVIENRAMKDEEKMELQEIQLKEAKHIAEEADRKYEEVARKLVIIESDLERTEERAEMSESKCSELDEELKTVQNNLKSLEAQAEKYSQKEDKYEEEIKVLTDKLKEAETRAEFAERSVAKLEKTIDDLEDKLARAKEESLNVQRMLDQFLVEMLNI; encoded by the exons atggCCGGTGGGAGCTCTCTGGAAGCtgtgaagaagaaaatcaaGTCGTTGCAGGACCAGGCCGATGTGGCCGAGGACCGCGCCGCCCTGTTACAGCGGGACTTGAACCAGGAGAGGAGCGCGAGGGAATCA GCTGAGGGTGATGTAGCTTCCCTGAACAGACGTATTCAGCTGGTCGAGGAGGAGTTGGACCGCGCTCAGGAGCGTCTGGCCACAGCACTCACCAAGCTGGAGGAGGCCGAGAAGGCTGCTGATGAGAGCGAGAG AGGCATGAAGGTCATTGAGAACAGGGCAATGAAGGacgaggagaagatggagctgcaggagatcCAGCTGAAGGAGGCCAAACACATTGCAGAGGAGGCTGACCGCAAATACGAGGAG GTGGCCCGTAAGCTGGTGATCATTGAGAGTGACTTGGAACGTACAGAGGAGCGTGCTGAGATGTCGGAGAG CAAATGCTCCGAGCTCGACGAGGAGCTGAAAACGGTGCAGAACAACCTCAAGTCTCTGGAGGCCCAGGCGGAAAAG TACTCTCAGAAGGAGGACAAGTACGAGGAGGAGATCAAGGTTCTTACAGACAAGTTGAAGGAG GCCGAGACCCGCGCTGAGTTTGCTGAGAGATCAGTCGCCAAGCTTGAGAAGACCATCGACGATCTGGAAG ATAAACTCGCACGCGCTAAAGAAGAAAGCCTCAACGTACAGCGGATGCTGGATCAGTTTTTAGTGGAGATGCTTAACATTTGA
- the tpma gene encoding tropomyosin alpha-1 chain isoform X5: MAGGSSLEAVKKKIKSLQDQADVAEDRAALLQRDLNQERSARESAEGDVASLNRRIQLVEEELDRAQERLATALTKLEEAEKAADESERGMKVIENRAMKDEEKMELQEIQLKEAKHIAEEADRKYEEVARKLVIIESDLERTEERAEMSESKCSELDEELKTVQNNLKSLEAQAEKYSQKEDKYEEEIKVLTDKLKEAETRAEFAERSVAKLEKTIDDLEDELYAQKLKYKAISEELDHALNDMTSIPSIQAA, encoded by the exons atggCCGGTGGGAGCTCTCTGGAAGCtgtgaagaagaaaatcaaGTCGTTGCAGGACCAGGCCGATGTGGCCGAGGACCGCGCCGCCCTGTTACAGCGGGACTTGAACCAGGAGAGGAGCGCGAGGGAATCA GCTGAGGGTGATGTAGCTTCCCTGAACAGACGTATTCAGCTGGTCGAGGAGGAGTTGGACCGCGCTCAGGAGCGTCTGGCCACAGCACTCACCAAGCTGGAGGAGGCCGAGAAGGCTGCTGATGAGAGCGAGAG AGGCATGAAGGTCATTGAGAACAGGGCAATGAAGGacgaggagaagatggagctgcaggagatcCAGCTGAAGGAGGCCAAACACATTGCAGAGGAGGCTGACCGCAAATACGAGGAG GTGGCCCGTAAGCTGGTGATCATTGAGAGTGACTTGGAACGTACAGAGGAGCGTGCTGAGATGTCGGAGAG CAAATGCTCCGAGCTCGACGAGGAGCTGAAAACGGTGCAGAACAACCTCAAGTCTCTGGAGGCCCAGGCGGAAAAG TACTCTCAGAAGGAGGACAAGTACGAGGAGGAGATCAAGGTTCTTACAGACAAGTTGAAGGAG GCCGAGACCCGCGCTGAGTTTGCTGAGAGATCAGTCGCCAAGCTTGAGAAGACCATCGACGATCTGGAAG ATGAGCTGTATGCCCAGAAACTGAAATACAAGGCCATCAGCGAGGAGCTGGACCACGCCCTCAACGACATGACTTCCAT ACCATCTATACAAGCAGCTTGA
- the tpma gene encoding tropomyosin alpha-1 chain isoform X6, whose product MAGGSSLEAVKKKIKSLQDQADVAEDRAALLQRDLNQERSARESAEGDVASLNRRIQLVEEELDRAQERLATALTKLEEAEKAADESERGMKVIENRAMKDEEKMELQEIQLKEAKHIAEEADRKYEEVARKLVIIESDLERTEERAEMSESKCSELDEELKTVQNNLKSLEAQAEKYSQKEDKYEEEIKVLTDKLKEAETRAEFAERSVAKLEKTIDDLEDELYAQKLKYKAISEELDHALNDMTSM is encoded by the exons atggCCGGTGGGAGCTCTCTGGAAGCtgtgaagaagaaaatcaaGTCGTTGCAGGACCAGGCCGATGTGGCCGAGGACCGCGCCGCCCTGTTACAGCGGGACTTGAACCAGGAGAGGAGCGCGAGGGAATCA GCTGAGGGTGATGTAGCTTCCCTGAACAGACGTATTCAGCTGGTCGAGGAGGAGTTGGACCGCGCTCAGGAGCGTCTGGCCACAGCACTCACCAAGCTGGAGGAGGCCGAGAAGGCTGCTGATGAGAGCGAGAG AGGCATGAAGGTCATTGAGAACAGGGCAATGAAGGacgaggagaagatggagctgcaggagatcCAGCTGAAGGAGGCCAAACACATTGCAGAGGAGGCTGACCGCAAATACGAGGAG GTGGCCCGTAAGCTGGTGATCATTGAGAGTGACTTGGAACGTACAGAGGAGCGTGCTGAGATGTCGGAGAG CAAATGCTCCGAGCTCGACGAGGAGCTGAAAACGGTGCAGAACAACCTCAAGTCTCTGGAGGCCCAGGCGGAAAAG TACTCTCAGAAGGAGGACAAGTACGAGGAGGAGATCAAGGTTCTTACAGACAAGTTGAAGGAG GCCGAGACCCGCGCTGAGTTTGCTGAGAGATCAGTCGCCAAGCTTGAGAAGACCATCGACGATCTGGAAG ATGAGCTGTATGCCCAGAAACTGAAATACAAGGCCATCAGCGAGGAGCTGGACCACGCCCTCAACGACATGACTTCCATGTAA
- the fbxo22 gene encoding F-box only protein 22 has protein sequence MGENEEFTEYLEDSKAAYVLSNVAEVVERILTFVPTKSLLRVARVCRLWRNCARRVLRTQQQLTWVSACGPSASGAHVLCGILAEEVEKVFLLPKTVLTIVDIENFTGRPDCRQNKVKKNRHSPDMVEELNMRFPKGCDIMGITTPGIVLTPSGSCSSLPREYQEGEAGFAIMFPSIEGVNIKPFHFCKKSICPTALKEAGLVDNPELRVVLLFVYEAYKSGGVHFLSQILEPLAKSKALIAGGLVETAFSPPRHCCSEGAFGVVGLALSGPKVQGASVLLDQEISNPKAAEATIRRLKAAKIPERNTLGFMFACVGRGQNYYHNQPNVEADAFHKVFPNTPLFGLFGNGEIGCDRIVKDDYTLCDTDTDSLQHEYTTVMTLIHLG, from the exons ATGGGTGAAAATGAAGAATTTACCGAGTATTTAGAAGACAGCAAGGCCGCATACGTACTCAGCAATGTTGCGGAAGTGGTCGAGCGAATCCTGACGTTCGTACCGACCAAATCGCTGCTGCGGGTCGCGAG GGTGTGCAGACTGTGGAGGAACTGTGCCCGTAGGGTGCTGAGGACTCAGCAGCAGCTGACCTGGGTGTCGGCCTGCGGGCCGTCCGCCTCAGGGGCCCATGTCCTCTGCGGCATCCTggccgaggaggtggag AAAGTGTTTCTTCTTCCCAAAACGGTTCTGACAATAGTAGACATTGAAAACTTCACTGGACGACCTGATTGCAGACAAAATAAAG TAAAAAAGAATCGCCACAGTCCAGACATGGTTGAAGAGCTGAATATGCGCTTCCCGAAAGGCTGTGACATCATGGGTATCACCACGCCAGGAATAGTCT TGACTCCCAGTGGCTCCTGCTCCAGCCTTCCTCGGGAGTACCAGGAGGGGGAGGCCGGCTTTGCAATCATGTTCCCCAGCATAGAAGGTGTCAACATCAAGCCCTTTCATTTTTGCAAGAAGTCCATTTGTCCGACGGCTCTGAAAGAAGCGG GGCTAGTTGACAACCCGGAGCTGCGCGTGGTACTGCTCTTTGTATATGAGGCATATAAATCTGGAGGAGTACACTTCCTCAGCCAGATACTGGAGCCTCTGGCCAAGAGCAAAGCTCTCATTGCAGGAGGGCTCGTAGAAACGGCTTTCTCTCCTCCTAGACACTG CTGTAGCGAGGGGGCTTTCGGCGTGGTGGGTCTGGCCTTGAGCGGCCCCAAGGTGCAGGGGGCATCTGTGCTCTTGGACCAAGAAATCAGCAACCCAAAGGCGGCCGAAGCCACGATCCGGCGGCTAAAAGCAGCCAAAATTCCAGAGAGGAACACCCTAGGGTTCATGTTTGCCTGCGTGGGGAGAGGCCAGAACTACTACCACAACCAGCCTAACGTAGAGGCCGACGCCTTTCACAAGGTGTTCCCCAACACGCCGCTCTTCGGCCTGTTTGGCAACGGCGAGATTGGCTGCGACCGGATCGTCAAAGACGACTACACGCTGTGCGACACTGACACGGACAGTCTGCAGCACGAATACACCACCGTCATGACCCTGATCCATTTGGGCTGA